In Nicotiana tabacum cultivar K326 chromosome 19, ASM71507v2, whole genome shotgun sequence, one DNA window encodes the following:
- the LOC107769243 gene encoding la-related protein 6C-like gives MAQLQRPEKVDECIRETTQFETKDVSKTSNKNNKEDTASFKFNVQAPEFVPRSHTTTTPISSYFYPYFQYLSGGTAASDWLYVGDQDTISYVSNQSFSAVGQSQKDVLPEEVKNKIIKQVEYQLSDMSLLANENLLKQMNKDPEGFVPISSVSTTKKIKSLITNQQTLAHALLSSTKLIVSNDDKKVKRRIPFTDKDKEDLQLRTVVAENLPDDHSHHNIEKIFKVAGSVKTIRVCHPQDPNSSRARGDIGISNKLHALIEFENSEAAERAVEKLNDERNWRKGLRVRLLLRRSPKSVLKSRKSDFDGCFDDEDSELTEDSDGNNVEESMATNKKGWNKGRGKLRSRTQIYGGRGLLAALPQCSSSPSLSEGPVRQVTKGPRMPDGTRGFTMGRGKPLASTNVQSRLHVA, from the exons atggcACAACTGCAACGTCCTGAGAAAGTTGATGAATGTATTCGAGAAACTACACAATTTGAAACTAAGGATGTTAGCAAAACCAGTAATAAGAATAATAAGGAGGATACCGCCTCCTTTAAATTCAATGTCCAAGCCCCTGAGTTTGTGCCAAGATCCCATACTACAACAACCCCAATTTCAAGTTACTTTTACCCATATTTCCAGTATCTTTCTGGGGGTACTGCTGCTTCTGATTGGTTATATGTAGGTGATCAAGATACTATTTCCTATGTTTCCAATCAAAGTTTCTCTGCTGTAGGCCAGAGTCAGAAAGATGTTCTTCCTGAAGAGGTCAAGAACAAGATCATTAAACAG gtTGAATACCAACTTAGCGACATGAGCTTGCTGGCAAATGAGAACTTATTGAAACAGATGAATAAGGACCCCGAAGGCTTTG TACCAATTTCTTCTGTTTcgactacaaagaaaatcaagtCCCTTATCACCAACCAGCAGACTCTTGCTCATGCCCTCCTGTCCTCTACAAAGCTG ATTGTAAGCAATGATGACAAGAAGGTTAAAAGAAGAATTCCATTTACTGATAAGGATAAAGAAGATTTGCAG TTACGGACAGTTGTTGCTGAGAATTTACCAGATGATCACTCTCATCACAACATTGAGAAAATATTCAAGGTAGCTGGAAG TGTCAAAACCATCCGTGTATGCCATCCCCAGGACCCAAACTCGTCACGTGCTAGAGGAGACATTGGCATTAGCAATAAG CTCCATGCACTGATTGAGTTTGAGAATTCTGAAGCAGCAGAGAGAGCA GTAGAGAAGTTAAATGATGAAAGGAACTGGAGAAAGGGCCTAAGAGTGAGATTGCTCCTTAGACGTTCA CCAAAGTCTGTTCTAAAGAGCAGGAAGTCGGATTTTGATGGGTGTTTTGATGATGAAGATTCTGAATTGACTGAAGACTCTGATGGCAATAAT GTTGAAGAAAGCATGGCAACAAACAAGAAAGGATGGAATAAAGGGCGGGGGAAACTAAGATCGCGTACTCAAATTTATGGGGGACGGGGACTGCTTGCTGCACTTCCACAATGCAGCAGTAGTCCTAGCCTAAGTGAAGGACCAGTGAGACAGGTTACAAAAGGGCCAAGAATGCCAGATGGAACTAGAGGTTTCACAATGGGAAGAGGGAAGCCTCTCGCAAGTACTAATGTTCAATCCAGACTACATGTGGCCTAA